A region of Plantactinospora sp. BC1 DNA encodes the following proteins:
- a CDS encoding diguanylate cyclase, which yields MTLRGRLTTAFLAVVLGPVLLGALSVAGTVATASRHQAEHRLNLAAEAVRTSVGALCRQLHATAGALAVLADPTSRTGAAGEVVTRGLADAVVILGSADTVEFVTPAAPARPWASCDGAAGTGPAPRALAARVELRDGSGAVTGAVWTAQALDAAFVRRLASASGTAVTLLREVPAPAVTSPGPSPSGPVPEPDPVPEPDPVPEPGLAFPVPGPVGSAAPHTVASSVSSSAGSSAGSSAGTAVPGGAVPDAGPQGAESPSTESTGSRAAVLAAARRISGDKVVQANGGRYVRRVGPAPGQPLPLVLSVPRDPPMTRYGPLAIVVLLAGVFAVLAAGRLARSTTRPLAELARAADRVAEGDLATRVPVRSPDEVGRLADSFNRMTREAESYLRALVVSRHQLREQLAVLGDTLASSHDLHRIFELLLRAAMAATGARAGVVLLLDPRTGVLVSQCTEGLDRRGVGLGPPASAAGYGVASSGSGAASSGSGAASSGTPVPGGPADAGTAGPADGGTVGAGAGGAAVPPGGGASGPGPSRGSGSVGADRGRPADERRRHGDPPALRVPLGKGLLGTVVATGEPRRGRLDRDGPRLYGREPRCRTYVAVPLPSSGTAGQTGYPGAEPGTGTPPLRPATAAGWPGTGAEPGTARPGLTFGVGRVPVGGRTPVGVLALYDRLGADEFDDVDLVTLGTFADHAAVAVENIRMHEEAQRLSLTDPLTGLWNYRYLKESIRREIERASRFGRMLSVLALDLDRFKEVNDTYGHAAGDAVLAEFAQRIRGAMREVDLAFRQGGEEFVVLLPETDARGAATVAERLGAAVRETPMAIRPRPGAVAPVRALVSVTVSIGVAVYPDHAATGPQLLVAADEALYAAKAAGRNTYQMATASHPATPGGRPTVEEIPVRTGAATPDDGLPWAGGRPMPGAGAGWPTRAGRSAGDGPVTADGGPDGALSGPQPPRQGRGR from the coding sequence GTGACGCTGCGCGGACGGTTGACCACAGCTTTCCTCGCCGTCGTGCTCGGGCCGGTGCTGCTCGGCGCGCTCTCCGTCGCCGGTACGGTCGCCACGGCAAGCCGTCACCAGGCCGAACACCGGCTCAACCTCGCCGCCGAAGCCGTCCGTACGTCGGTCGGCGCGCTCTGTCGACAGTTGCACGCCACGGCCGGCGCGCTGGCCGTACTCGCCGATCCGACCAGCCGGACCGGCGCGGCTGGCGAGGTGGTGACCCGGGGGCTGGCGGACGCGGTCGTGATCCTCGGTTCGGCCGACACGGTCGAGTTCGTCACCCCGGCGGCACCCGCCCGCCCCTGGGCCTCCTGCGACGGCGCCGCCGGCACCGGCCCGGCACCCCGTGCCCTGGCGGCCCGGGTCGAACTCCGGGACGGCTCGGGAGCGGTGACCGGCGCGGTCTGGACCGCACAGGCCCTCGACGCGGCGTTCGTCCGCCGGCTCGCCAGCGCCAGCGGAACGGCGGTGACGCTGCTGCGCGAGGTGCCCGCGCCGGCCGTGACCTCCCCGGGGCCGTCGCCGTCGGGCCCGGTCCCCGAACCGGATCCCGTCCCCGAACCGGACCCCGTCCCCGAACCGGGGCTCGCGTTTCCGGTGCCCGGACCCGTCGGCAGTGCCGCGCCGCACACCGTCGCCTCGTCGGTCTCCTCGTCGGCCGGTTCCTCGGCCGGTTCGTCCGCCGGAACCGCGGTGCCCGGCGGCGCAGTTCCGGACGCCGGACCGCAGGGGGCCGAGTCACCGAGTACCGAGTCGACCGGTTCCCGGGCGGCCGTGCTCGCCGCCGCCCGGCGGATCTCCGGGGACAAGGTCGTCCAGGCGAACGGGGGCCGGTACGTCCGGCGGGTCGGTCCGGCACCCGGTCAGCCGCTGCCGCTGGTGCTGTCGGTACCCCGGGACCCGCCGATGACCCGGTACGGACCCCTGGCGATCGTCGTACTCCTCGCCGGGGTGTTCGCGGTGCTCGCCGCCGGCCGGCTGGCCCGGTCGACCACCCGGCCACTGGCCGAACTGGCCCGCGCCGCCGACCGGGTCGCCGAGGGTGACCTGGCGACCCGGGTACCGGTCCGGTCGCCGGACGAGGTCGGCCGGCTCGCCGACAGCTTCAACCGGATGACCCGGGAGGCGGAGTCCTACCTCCGGGCGCTGGTGGTCAGTCGGCACCAGCTGCGCGAGCAGCTCGCCGTGCTCGGCGACACCCTGGCCAGCTCGCACGACCTGCACCGGATCTTCGAGTTGCTGCTCCGGGCCGCGATGGCGGCGACCGGGGCCCGGGCCGGCGTGGTGCTGCTGCTCGACCCGAGGACGGGAGTCCTGGTCAGCCAGTGCACCGAGGGTCTCGACCGACGCGGTGTCGGGCTCGGCCCACCGGCATCGGCGGCCGGCTACGGGGTGGCGTCGTCCGGCAGCGGGGCGGCGTCGTCCGGCAGCGGGGCGGCGTCGTCCGGCACACCCGTCCCCGGGGGCCCGGCGGACGCCGGGACAGCCGGCCCGGCCGACGGCGGGACAGTCGGCGCCGGGGCCGGCGGGGCGGCGGTTCCGCCGGGCGGCGGGGCATCCGGTCCGGGGCCCAGTCGGGGGAGCGGGTCGGTGGGCGCGGACCGGGGCCGACCGGCCGACGAACGGCGGCGGCACGGCGATCCACCGGCGCTGCGGGTACCGCTCGGCAAGGGACTGCTCGGCACCGTCGTGGCCACCGGTGAGCCGCGCCGGGGCCGGCTGGACCGGGACGGTCCGCGTCTCTACGGCCGCGAGCCGCGCTGCCGGACCTACGTCGCGGTGCCGCTGCCGTCCTCCGGTACCGCCGGTCAGACGGGGTATCCGGGGGCGGAGCCGGGGACCGGTACCCCGCCGCTGCGCCCGGCGACCGCCGCCGGCTGGCCGGGTACCGGTGCCGAGCCGGGTACCGCCCGTCCGGGGCTGACGTTCGGGGTGGGACGGGTGCCGGTCGGCGGGCGTACCCCGGTCGGCGTACTGGCCCTCTACGACCGGCTCGGCGCGGACGAGTTCGACGACGTCGACCTGGTCACCCTGGGTACCTTCGCCGACCACGCGGCGGTGGCGGTGGAGAACATCCGGATGCACGAGGAGGCGCAGCGGCTCTCCCTGACCGACCCGCTGACCGGGCTCTGGAACTACCGCTACCTCAAGGAGTCGATCCGGCGGGAGATCGAACGGGCCAGCCGGTTCGGCCGGATGCTCAGCGTGCTCGCCCTCGACCTCGACCGGTTCAAGGAGGTCAACGACACCTACGGGCACGCCGCCGGGGACGCGGTGCTGGCCGAGTTCGCCCAGCGGATCCGGGGCGCGATGCGGGAGGTGGACCTCGCCTTCCGGCAGGGCGGCGAGGAGTTCGTGGTCCTGCTGCCGGAGACGGATGCCCGGGGCGCGGCGACGGTGGCGGAACGGCTCGGCGCGGCCGTCCGGGAGACCCCGATGGCGATCCGTCCCCGGCCCGGCGCGGTCGCCCCGGTCCGGGCCCTGGTCTCGGTCACCGTGTCGATCGGGGTCGCCGTCTATCCCGACCACGCCGCCACCGGCCCGCAACTGCTGGTCGCGGCCGACGAGGCGCTCTACGCGGCGAAGGCGGCGGGCCGCAACACGTACCAGATGGCCACGGCCAGCCACCCGGCCACGCCCGGCGGCCGACCGACCGTCGAGGAGATCCCGGTCCGGACCGGCGCGGCGACGCCGGACGACGGGCTGCCCTGGGCCGGCGGCCGGCCGATGCCCGGCGCGGGCGCCGGCTGGCCGACCCGGGCGGGGCGGTCGGCCGGGGACGGACCGGTCACCGCGGACGGCGGCCCGGACGGCGCGTTATCCGGGCCACAACCGCCGCGCCAGGGCCGTGGCCGATAG
- a CDS encoding PQQ-binding-like beta-propeller repeat protein: protein MTGPLRSGFTPVPTRLVVVGLVAVLGLTSCDLGGDAPEAAPSWSGSATPTPGGLGAAKPTPFTGWSDPALVGKPYGDKVDGLLTFRGNPTRTYYGTGPMPRTTPARRWQFPRSGGLCGKSTDEKGTRVWCGTGWTGQPAVFERDGRTWVVFGAYDHRIHFLDGETGERILPDFPTGDIIKGSVTVDPDGFPLVYSGSRDNYYRVIAIDRGRPTELWKLSARAVSPTMWNDDFDGAGLILDDYLLLGGENSQFHIVKLNRGYAADGRVTVKPKLVFNAPGWDAQLLRDVDDRMVSIENSVAVFGNVVYFANSGGLVQGWDISGLKQGRKPERVFRFWTGDDTDASIAVDETGALYVGAEYERGTARSKQVGQMMKLDPSRKGDPSVWHVDDHADRPAGIWGSPALHRDLAIFDTQGGEVLGVDRATGSVRWRFELPGPTWQSPVVVDDVLVIGDCAGTLHAYDVADTRVAPKPLWKVRLGGCIESTPAVWRGRIYVGTRAGAFHAIAVR from the coding sequence GTGACCGGACCGCTACGTTCAGGATTCACCCCCGTTCCGACCCGGCTCGTCGTGGTCGGCCTGGTGGCCGTACTCGGCCTCACCTCCTGCGACCTGGGCGGCGACGCTCCGGAGGCCGCACCGAGCTGGTCGGGCAGCGCCACTCCCACTCCGGGCGGCCTGGGTGCGGCCAAACCCACCCCGTTCACCGGCTGGTCCGATCCGGCCCTGGTCGGCAAGCCGTACGGCGACAAGGTCGACGGCCTGCTCACCTTCCGGGGCAACCCGACCCGGACGTACTACGGCACCGGGCCGATGCCCCGGACCACTCCGGCCCGGCGCTGGCAGTTCCCGCGCAGCGGTGGGCTCTGCGGGAAGTCGACCGACGAGAAGGGCACCCGGGTCTGGTGCGGTACGGGCTGGACCGGCCAGCCCGCCGTCTTCGAGCGGGACGGTCGGACCTGGGTGGTCTTCGGGGCGTACGACCACAGGATCCATTTCCTGGACGGCGAGACCGGTGAGCGGATCCTGCCGGACTTTCCGACCGGCGACATCATCAAGGGTTCCGTCACCGTCGACCCGGACGGGTTCCCGCTGGTCTACTCGGGATCGCGGGACAACTACTACCGGGTCATCGCGATCGACCGGGGCAGGCCGACCGAGCTGTGGAAACTGTCCGCCCGGGCGGTCTCGCCGACGATGTGGAACGACGACTTCGACGGTGCCGGCCTGATCCTCGACGACTACCTCCTGCTCGGTGGCGAGAACAGCCAGTTCCACATCGTCAAGCTCAACCGGGGGTACGCCGCCGACGGCAGGGTCACGGTCAAGCCGAAGCTGGTGTTCAACGCTCCCGGCTGGGACGCCCAGCTCCTGCGCGACGTGGACGACCGGATGGTCTCGATCGAGAACTCGGTCGCCGTCTTCGGCAACGTGGTCTATTTCGCCAACTCCGGCGGGCTGGTCCAGGGCTGGGACATCAGCGGTCTGAAGCAGGGGCGCAAGCCCGAACGGGTGTTCCGGTTCTGGACCGGTGACGACACCGACGCCTCGATCGCGGTCGACGAGACCGGCGCGCTCTACGTCGGCGCGGAGTACGAGCGCGGCACCGCGCGCTCCAAGCAGGTCGGGCAGATGATGAAGCTCGACCCGTCGCGCAAGGGCGACCCGAGCGTGTGGCACGTCGACGACCACGCCGATCGGCCGGCCGGGATCTGGGGCAGTCCGGCCCTGCACCGGGATCTCGCCATCTTCGACACCCAGGGCGGCGAGGTGCTCGGCGTCGACCGGGCGACCGGGTCCGTACGGTGGCGGTTCGAGCTGCCCGGCCCGACCTGGCAGTCGCCGGTGGTGGTCGACGACGTACTGGTGATCGGGGACTGCGCCGGGACGCTGCACGCGTACGACGTCGCCGACACCAGGGTCGCGCCGAAGCCACTGTGGAAGGTCAGGCTCGGCGGCTGCATCGAGTCGACTCCGGCGGTCTGGCGTGGCCGGATCTACGTCGGCACCCGGGCCGGCGCGTTCCACGCCATCGCGGTCCGCTGA
- the glp gene encoding gephyrin-like molybdotransferase Glp → MTATADAEAAANELTPLADYLGSVLRRLRALPPLDLDLTQAYGNVLAEDVVAPHAYPAFDQAAIDGYAARWEDISGAGRTGGVAGGYGPSRLGDPRPVRLNVVGDLGAASWRPVRLTPGACFSVAAGSPLPIAADVVVPVEWTDQGMAAVEIFRTPKRGYGLRRAGEELPAGTLLARSGSYISPALVAVFAATGIGHVVVRPSPRVVVVATGDELVDVGRASQPGQVVDINSHALTAAAAEVGALAYRVGICDDDPEGLRGLLEDQTLRADLIITTGGTGAGPGDMIRRVLSRRDGGRASAVTFMEVALYPGSALGFGTVGAEEVPVVCLPGEPGAALIGFEVLARPAIQLLAGAEPVFRPSVRAHLLETVSSPSGLREFRPAHVAERRGGGYTVQPLRGGPYTLSGLAEANGLMVLGERVTSAAAGSTVDVLLLDRRR, encoded by the coding sequence GTGACAGCGACGGCCGATGCCGAGGCGGCCGCCAACGAGCTGACGCCGCTCGCCGACTACCTGGGCAGCGTGCTGCGCAGGTTGCGGGCGCTTCCCCCGCTCGACCTCGACCTCACCCAGGCGTACGGCAACGTGCTCGCCGAGGACGTCGTGGCGCCGCACGCCTATCCGGCCTTCGACCAGGCGGCCATCGACGGGTACGCGGCGCGCTGGGAGGACATCTCCGGCGCGGGGCGTACCGGCGGGGTGGCCGGCGGTTACGGCCCGAGCCGGCTCGGCGACCCCCGCCCGGTACGGCTCAACGTCGTCGGCGACCTCGGCGCGGCGAGTTGGCGGCCGGTGCGGCTGACCCCGGGAGCCTGCTTCTCGGTGGCGGCCGGTTCGCCGCTGCCGATCGCCGCCGACGTGGTGGTGCCGGTGGAGTGGACCGACCAGGGCATGGCGGCGGTGGAGATCTTCCGGACCCCGAAGCGCGGCTACGGGCTGCGCCGGGCCGGGGAGGAGCTGCCGGCCGGTACCCTGCTGGCCCGCTCCGGCTCGTACATCTCGCCGGCCCTGGTCGCGGTCTTCGCGGCGACCGGCATCGGGCACGTGGTGGTCCGGCCGAGTCCCCGGGTGGTGGTCGTGGCGACCGGGGACGAGCTGGTCGACGTCGGTCGGGCCAGCCAGCCGGGGCAGGTGGTCGACATCAACTCGCACGCGCTGACGGCGGCGGCGGCCGAGGTGGGCGCGCTGGCGTACCGGGTGGGCATCTGCGACGACGACCCGGAAGGGCTGCGCGGGCTGCTGGAGGACCAGACCCTCCGGGCCGACCTGATCATCACGACCGGCGGCACCGGCGCCGGCCCGGGTGACATGATCCGCCGGGTACTGTCCCGCCGGGACGGTGGTCGGGCCAGCGCAGTGACCTTCATGGAGGTCGCCCTCTATCCCGGAAGCGCCCTCGGATTCGGTACGGTCGGAGCCGAGGAGGTGCCGGTGGTCTGTCTACCCGGTGAGCCCGGCGCGGCACTGATCGGCTTCGAGGTGCTGGCGAGGCCGGCGATCCAGTTGCTGGCCGGGGCCGAGCCGGTGTTCCGGCCCAGCGTCCGGGCACACCTGCTGGAGACGGTCTCCTCGCCGTCCGGGCTGCGGGAGTTCCGGCCGGCGCACGTGGCCGAGCGGCGCGGCGGGGGCTACACGGTGCAGCCGCTGCGCGGTGGGCCGTACACGCTCTCCGGGCTGGCCGAGGCGAACGGGCTGATGGTGCTCGGCGAGCGGGTGACCAGCGCGGCGGCCGGCTCCACCGTGGACGTGCTGCTGCTGGACCGGCGCCGGTGA
- a CDS encoding FmdB family zinc ribbon protein codes for MPTYQYACTECGHQLEAVQSFTDEPLTECPACEGRLRKLFNSVGIVFKGSGFYRTDSRSNGSEGGGAAASKSDSSKSDSAKTGSGGDSGSTGGGTSGTSGSGGASGSANGASSGSASKPKAASSSSTSST; via the coding sequence GTGCCCACCTACCAGTACGCCTGCACCGAGTGCGGCCACCAGCTCGAGGCGGTGCAGTCCTTCACCGACGAGCCGTTGACCGAGTGCCCGGCGTGCGAGGGTCGCCTGCGCAAGCTCTTCAACTCCGTCGGCATCGTCTTCAAGGGCTCCGGCTTCTATCGGACCGACTCCCGGAGCAACGGTTCGGAGGGTGGCGGCGCCGCGGCGAGCAAGTCCGACTCGTCGAAGAGCGACTCCGCGAAGACCGGCTCCGGCGGCGACTCGGGTTCGACCGGCGGCGGCACGTCCGGCACGTCCGGCAGCGGCGGAGCCTCCGGCTCGGCCAACGGCGCGTCGAGCGGGTCCGCCAGCAAGCCGAAGGCGGCCTCCTCCTCCTCGACCAGCTCGACCTGA
- a CDS encoding GNAT family N-acetyltransferase has protein sequence MNLAATPGWPAVLRDGAVLLRPYRRSDAAVWSEVRCANQAWLAPWESSPPGRWDEMNSPAAFRWVHRDQRRQARHGESMPFAVCLVEEGRERLVGHLNLGNIVRRAFCSAYVGYWVDRRVAGRGVIPTAMALAVDHAFGPGGLHRIEVNIRPENGPSRRVVEKLGFREEAYHPRYMHIDGAWRDHIGYAMTSEEVIREGGLLARWHRLRTAAS, from the coding sequence GTGAACCTGGCCGCGACCCCGGGCTGGCCGGCCGTACTCCGGGACGGTGCGGTGCTGCTGCGCCCGTACCGGCGCTCGGACGCGGCGGTCTGGTCCGAGGTGCGCTGCGCCAACCAGGCCTGGCTGGCACCCTGGGAGTCGTCCCCGCCCGGTCGGTGGGACGAGATGAACTCTCCGGCCGCGTTCCGCTGGGTGCACCGCGACCAGCGCAGGCAGGCGCGTCACGGCGAGAGCATGCCGTTCGCGGTCTGCCTGGTCGAGGAGGGCCGGGAGCGGCTGGTCGGGCACCTCAACCTGGGCAACATCGTGCGCCGAGCGTTCTGCTCGGCGTACGTCGGCTACTGGGTGGACCGTCGGGTGGCCGGGCGCGGCGTGATCCCGACCGCGATGGCGCTCGCCGTCGACCACGCGTTCGGGCCGGGCGGACTGCACCGGATCGAGGTCAACATCCGGCCGGAGAACGGCCCGTCCCGGCGGGTGGTGGAGAAGCTCGGCTTCCGCGAGGAGGCGTACCACCCCCGCTACATGCACATCGACGGCGCCTGGCGCGACCACATCGGGTACGCGATGACCAGCGAGGAGGTCATCCGGGAGGGCGGTCTGCTGGCCCGCTGGCACCGGCTGCGCACCGCCGCGTCCTGA
- a CDS encoding toll/interleukin-1 receptor domain-containing protein, with amino-acid sequence MAHDLFLSYSRKNKRFIDRLAADLREHHVDVWLDTIEIEVGDLIHLTIEQGIEQSRYFCLALSPASLRSYYVRGIEFETAFARMVRERRESFILPILIQRVDEPLPARLAGRAYLDFTNKKLYAENVRKLARKVQLQSDLFSGQRWYKALEISPFGEIVGIGEITQVAPTGPSICITWTRGTVSRADIYYNAANVHYKQFSFDEHGRVVQNMMYELDGAGGWRYVDTWRYEYDPATGRRVKKFVEKTGARSYRVLDYDGHNNVLEERVVTLEGAPDLSYGYTRKLFEYSEDGHVLREILYDQEGDVVRTVERKTD; translated from the coding sequence ATGGCCCATGACCTGTTCCTGTCATATTCACGGAAGAACAAACGGTTCATCGACAGGCTGGCCGCCGACTTGCGGGAGCACCATGTCGACGTCTGGCTCGACACGATCGAAATCGAGGTCGGCGACCTCATCCACCTGACAATCGAGCAGGGCATCGAGCAGAGCCGTTACTTCTGCCTGGCACTGTCTCCGGCATCGTTGCGGTCGTACTACGTGCGGGGGATCGAGTTCGAGACGGCTTTCGCGCGCATGGTCCGCGAGCGGCGCGAGTCCTTCATCCTGCCCATCCTCATCCAGCGCGTCGACGAACCGTTGCCGGCCCGCCTCGCAGGCCGGGCCTACCTGGATTTCACCAACAAGAAACTCTATGCCGAGAACGTGCGCAAGCTCGCCAGGAAGGTCCAGCTACAGAGTGACCTTTTCTCCGGTCAGCGCTGGTACAAGGCGCTGGAAATCTCCCCGTTCGGAGAAATCGTCGGCATCGGCGAGATAACGCAGGTGGCACCCACCGGCCCGAGCATCTGCATCACCTGGACCCGGGGCACCGTTTCGCGGGCCGACATCTACTACAACGCCGCGAACGTCCACTACAAGCAGTTTTCGTTCGACGAGCACGGTCGCGTCGTCCAAAACATGATGTACGAGTTGGATGGTGCCGGCGGATGGCGGTACGTCGACACCTGGCGGTACGAATATGATCCGGCGACCGGCCGCCGTGTGAAGAAGTTCGTCGAGAAGACCGGAGCCCGTTCATACCGGGTCCTCGACTACGACGGGCACAACAATGTCCTGGAGGAACGGGTGGTGACGCTGGAGGGGGCACCCGACCTGTCGTACGGCTACACCCGGAAGCTCTTCGAATACTCCGAGGACGGCCACGTGCTACGGGAGATCCTCTACGACCAGGAGGGCGATGTCGTACGGACGGTGGAGCGAAAGACCGACTAG
- a CDS encoding flagellar biosynthesis protein FlgA, which yields MALDRTPTRRDGTLSPARWARPGAGSILRWLLVVALVTLALGALYLREPTSTCPAPSAGPTGGEVGPSRSAAPVVGTGSDGPAGASPAGSGPAARPGGSPGAPAAPSGVPVPEGTVGVPIRLAEPAALTVARPGARVDLLAAPGGDQAGRSPKPTVLATRVLVLDVLGPGQTDGAASAIYLALRPDQAHRAVGMPESTRFAIIVRS from the coding sequence GTGGCGCTCGACCGTACGCCCACCCGTCGGGACGGCACGCTGAGCCCGGCCCGCTGGGCACGCCCCGGCGCCGGCTCGATACTGCGCTGGCTGCTGGTGGTCGCCCTGGTGACGCTCGCGCTCGGTGCGCTCTACCTGCGCGAGCCGACCTCGACCTGTCCCGCGCCGTCGGCCGGCCCCACCGGGGGCGAGGTCGGTCCGTCCCGGTCCGCTGCGCCGGTCGTCGGCACGGGGTCCGACGGGCCGGCCGGGGCGAGCCCGGCGGGGAGCGGGCCGGCGGCACGACCCGGCGGGTCGCCGGGTGCGCCGGCAGCGCCGAGCGGGGTGCCGGTGCCGGAGGGGACCGTGGGGGTGCCGATCCGGCTCGCCGAACCGGCGGCGCTGACCGTGGCCCGGCCGGGAGCCCGGGTGGATCTCCTCGCGGCGCCCGGCGGCGACCAGGCGGGCCGGTCCCCGAAGCCGACCGTACTGGCCACCCGGGTGCTGGTACTCGACGTACTCGGGCCGGGCCAGACCGACGGCGCGGCCAGCGCCATCTACCTGGCGCTCCGCCCCGACCAGGCCCACCGGGCGGTCGGGATGCCGGAATCCACCCGCTTCGCGATCATCGTTCGCTCGTAG
- a CDS encoding 5-formyltetrahydrofolate cyclo-ligase produces MPDFSDEGVGPRKIALRTTVLARRRALSAPARLAAAERLRAELRALVQRVRPRLITGYVPVGSEPGGAGLPDELVAALGPAGRLLLPVLRPDLDLDWAPYAGPGSLVAAGRGLREPRTDRLGPGAIGSAGLVVVPAVAVDRRGLRLGRGGGSYDRALARVAPGALTVALLHDGELVDSVPAMDHDRPVRAVITPSGGFQHVGPG; encoded by the coding sequence GTGCCGGATTTTTCGGATGAAGGTGTCGGTCCGCGCAAGATCGCGCTCCGGACCACCGTGCTGGCCCGGCGCCGGGCGCTGTCGGCTCCGGCCCGGCTGGCCGCCGCCGAGCGCCTCCGGGCCGAGCTGCGCGCCCTGGTCCAGCGGGTACGACCACGCCTGATCACCGGTTACGTGCCGGTCGGGAGCGAGCCGGGCGGGGCCGGGTTGCCGGACGAGTTGGTCGCCGCGCTGGGACCGGCCGGGCGACTCCTGCTGCCGGTACTCCGCCCGGACCTCGACCTGGACTGGGCGCCGTACGCCGGACCGGGTTCACTGGTCGCGGCCGGTCGGGGGCTGCGGGAGCCCCGTACCGACCGGCTCGGTCCGGGTGCGATCGGCTCCGCCGGGCTGGTCGTCGTACCGGCGGTGGCGGTCGACCGGCGCGGTCTCCGGCTCGGTCGCGGCGGCGGCTCGTACGACCGCGCCCTGGCCCGGGTCGCGCCCGGCGCTCTCACCGTGGCGCTGTTGCACGACGGCGAGCTGGTCGACTCGGTGCCGGCGATGGATCATGACCGTCCGGTACGCGCCGTGATCACCCCTTCCGGCGGGTTCCAGCACGTGGGGCCCGGTTGA
- a CDS encoding UTP--glucose-1-phosphate uridylyltransferase has protein sequence MPENAATPANSSTSTAGRRAVKAVIPAAGLATRFLPATKVVPKELLPVVDRPVLQYIVEEAAQAGIDDVLLITGRGKTAMVDHFDRRPDLEARLEEKGDPELLAAVRRPGELAQIYTCRQPEQLGLGHAVGYAETHVGDQPFAVMLGDEFVNLSEPLLPAMLDLQARTGGIVLAFFEVPPEETKRYGIASVAPADSSFADLGEVVEVTGLVEKPKPEDAPSNLAVLGRYVLPSAIFEAIGRTGKGSGGEIQLTDAMGLLLKEGMPVHAIVYRGTRYDTGMPLGYLQTVVQLACEREDLGAEFRQWLGEFVASDAGRRT, from the coding sequence ATGCCGGAGAACGCAGCCACCCCAGCCAACTCCTCGACGTCGACGGCCGGACGACGGGCGGTGAAGGCGGTCATCCCCGCCGCCGGCCTGGCGACCCGGTTCCTTCCCGCCACCAAGGTGGTGCCGAAGGAACTACTGCCGGTCGTCGACCGTCCGGTGTTGCAGTACATCGTCGAGGAGGCTGCCCAGGCCGGTATCGACGACGTGCTGCTGATCACCGGCCGGGGCAAGACCGCGATGGTGGACCACTTCGACCGCCGGCCCGACCTGGAGGCGCGGCTGGAGGAGAAGGGCGACCCGGAGCTGCTGGCGGCGGTGCGCCGGCCGGGGGAACTGGCGCAGATCTACACCTGCCGGCAGCCGGAACAGCTCGGCCTGGGCCACGCCGTCGGGTACGCCGAGACGCACGTCGGTGACCAGCCGTTCGCGGTCATGCTCGGCGACGAGTTCGTGAACCTCTCCGAGCCGCTGCTGCCGGCCATGCTGGACCTCCAGGCCCGGACCGGCGGCATCGTGCTCGCCTTCTTCGAGGTGCCGCCGGAGGAGACCAAGCGGTACGGCATCGCGTCGGTGGCGCCGGCCGACAGCAGCTTCGCCGACCTCGGCGAGGTGGTCGAGGTGACCGGGCTGGTGGAGAAGCCGAAGCCGGAGGACGCGCCGAGCAACCTGGCGGTGCTCGGCCGGTACGTGCTGCCCAGCGCGATCTTCGAGGCGATCGGGCGTACCGGAAAGGGCAGCGGCGGGGAGATCCAGCTCACCGACGCGATGGGTCTGCTGCTCAAGGAGGGCATGCCGGTGCACGCGATCGTCTACCGTGGCACCCGCTACGACACCGGCATGCCGCTGGGCTACCTCCAGACGGTGGTGCAACTGGCCTGCGAGCGCGAGGATCTGGGTGCGGAGTTCCGGCAGTGGCTGGGCGAGTTCGTCGCCTCCGACGCCGGCCGCCGCACATGA
- a CDS encoding SGNH/GDSL hydrolase family protein gives MPLPRRLVPLLAAVTLPLVSTLTVALAAVPAQAAATTYTALGDSYASGTGTREYYPDSGSCQRSRHSYPALDAARLGATLSFPACAGATTSSVLSGQLGTLNSATSYVTVQAGGNDIGWSSVIVQCALPWPTTCWSQIDSAENTIRNTLPGRLDQLYSRIRSLAPNARVAVVGYPRLFNGEECNIIARISPGEQAELNAAADLLATTIAARAAAHGFAFVDARGPFTGHAVCDDVEWLNGTSNPIGESYHPNRAGHVGYAGIVETALRAAAARRS, from the coding sequence ATGCCGCTGCCTCGTCGTCTGGTCCCCCTGCTAGCCGCCGTCACCCTTCCACTCGTCAGCACGCTCACCGTCGCGCTGGCCGCCGTACCCGCGCAGGCGGCGGCGACCACCTACACCGCGCTCGGCGACTCGTACGCCTCCGGCACCGGCACCCGGGAGTACTACCCGGACAGCGGCTCCTGCCAGCGCTCCCGGCACTCCTACCCGGCGCTCGACGCCGCCCGGCTCGGCGCCACGCTCAGCTTCCCGGCCTGCGCCGGAGCCACCACCTCCAGCGTGCTCAGCGGGCAGCTCGGCACCCTGAACTCGGCCACCAGCTACGTCACCGTGCAGGCGGGCGGCAACGACATCGGCTGGTCGTCCGTGATCGTGCAGTGCGCGCTGCCCTGGCCGACCACCTGCTGGTCGCAGATCGACAGTGCGGAGAACACCATCCGGAACACCCTGCCGGGCCGGCTCGACCAGCTCTACTCCCGGATCCGCAGCCTGGCCCCGAACGCCCGGGTCGCGGTGGTCGGCTACCCACGCCTCTTCAACGGCGAGGAGTGCAACATCATCGCCCGGATCTCCCCCGGTGAGCAGGCCGAACTCAACGCCGCGGCGGACCTGCTCGCCACCACCATCGCCGCCCGGGCCGCCGCGCACGGGTTCGCCTTCGTCGACGCCCGGGGTCCGTTCACCGGGCACGCGGTCTGCGACGACGTCGAGTGGCTGAACGGCACCTCCAACCCGATCGGGGAGTCGTACCACCCGAACCGGGCCGGCCACGTCGGATACGCCGGCATCGTCGAGACCGCCCTCCGGGCCGCCGCCGCCCGCAGGTCCTGA